Proteins from a genomic interval of Arachis hypogaea cultivar Tifrunner chromosome 10, arahy.Tifrunner.gnm2.J5K5, whole genome shotgun sequence:
- the LOC112717517 gene encoding uncharacterized protein → MALYETLCGRKCQSSLCWYEAGEKSMLGPEMIAETTEQVKKIRDRMLTAQSRQKSYTDQRWKPLEFEEGDYAFLKVTPTTGVGITIKTKKLNHRYIGPFQIFERVGPVAYRMALPPHLSNLHDVFYVSQLRKYTPDANHVLEPESVHLKEDLTLLVTPVRIDDTSIKKLCGKEVSLGKVAWSRASVEENNWKLESEMRSGYPHLFSGN, encoded by the coding sequence aTGGCTCTGTATGAAACTCTGTGTGGGAGGAAATGCCAATCTTCCCTATGCTGGTATGAAGCTGGGGAGAAAAGTATGTTGGGAcctgagatgatagctgaaactactgaacaagttaagaaaatcAGAGATAGGATGCTCACTGCTCAGAGCCGACAGAAGAGTTACACCGATCAGAGGtggaagcccttagaatttgaggaaggagactaTGCTTTCCTCAAGGTTACTCCGACAACAGGAGTAGGTATAACGATTAAGACGAAGAAGCTGAATCATCGATACATTGGTCCGTTTCAGATTTTTGAGagggttggaccggtggcgtatcggatggctctaccacctcacctTTCAAACCTGCATGACGTATTTTACGTGTCACAGCTTCGAAAGTATACTCCTGACGCTAACCATGTGCTAGAACCAGAATCGGTCCATTTAAAGGAAGATTTGACTCTGCTGGTGACCCCGGTCAGGATTGATGACACGAGTATTAAGAAGTTGTgcggaaaagaggtttcattagggaaagtggcatggagtcgagccaGTGTTGAGGAGAACAATTggaaacttgagtcggagatgcgatcAGGCTACCCACAcctattctcaggtaactga